A stretch of Sphingomonas sp. JUb134 DNA encodes these proteins:
- a CDS encoding class I SAM-dependent methyltransferase, which translates to MALIDMFFARAVQKGQLTVHHANGSTGRFGTPDPGFPDVTIRFTDRKVLTSIVRDPSLGAAEAFMDGRLVIEQGDIRDLLVLFKKNNLWEAGESKLKARGMRLVANAVLHRLDRYNQARQSKRNVAHHYDLSDRLYDLFLDVDRQYSCAYFTDPAVSLEQAQVDKKAHIAAKLALRPGMRVLDIGCGWGGMALYLHRKTGAEVLGVTLSEEQLKVARRRAEEAGVADKVRFELIDYRAVQGQFDRIVSVGMFEHVGPPQYRTFFAKCRELLTPDGVMLLHTIGRAGGPGVTDHFTAKYIFPGGYIPALSEIVRAHEGNKMFLTDVEVLRRHYGFTLAHWYDRAVAAKQAIVDLYDERFFRMWTFYLAGSQVSFDYGGMVNYQLQFARSRDALPLTRDYMLEEERRLHEVVEA; encoded by the coding sequence ATGGCACTGATCGACATGTTCTTCGCGCGGGCCGTTCAAAAGGGCCAGCTGACCGTCCACCATGCCAACGGGAGTACCGGCCGCTTCGGCACGCCGGACCCCGGCTTCCCCGACGTCACGATCCGCTTCACCGATCGCAAGGTCCTCACCTCGATCGTGCGGGACCCGAGCCTCGGGGCGGCGGAAGCCTTCATGGACGGGCGCCTAGTGATCGAGCAGGGCGACATCCGCGACCTGTTGGTCCTGTTCAAGAAGAACAACCTCTGGGAGGCGGGGGAAAGCAAGCTCAAGGCGCGCGGCATGCGCCTCGTCGCCAACGCCGTGCTCCACCGGCTCGATCGCTACAACCAGGCCCGCCAGTCGAAGCGCAACGTCGCCCATCACTACGACCTGTCGGACCGGCTCTACGACCTCTTCCTCGACGTCGACCGCCAGTACAGCTGCGCCTATTTCACCGATCCCGCGGTCAGCCTCGAACAGGCGCAGGTCGACAAAAAGGCGCACATCGCCGCCAAGCTCGCGCTGCGCCCGGGCATGCGCGTGCTCGACATCGGCTGCGGCTGGGGCGGCATGGCGCTCTACCTCCACCGCAAGACCGGTGCCGAGGTGCTGGGCGTCACTTTGTCGGAGGAACAGCTCAAGGTCGCCCGCCGCCGCGCGGAGGAAGCGGGCGTCGCCGACAAGGTCCGCTTCGAGCTGATCGACTATCGCGCGGTCCAGGGCCAGTTCGACCGCATCGTCTCGGTCGGCATGTTCGAGCATGTCGGCCCGCCGCAATACCGCACCTTCTTCGCCAAGTGCCGCGAGCTGCTCACCCCCGACGGCGTGATGCTCCTCCACACCATCGGCCGCGCCGGCGGGCCCGGCGTCACCGACCATTTCACCGCCAAGTACATCTTCCCCGGCGGCTACATCCCGGCGCTGTCGGAGATCGTCCGCGCGCACGAGGGGAACAAGATGTTCCTCACCGACGTGGAGGTGCTGCGCCGCCACTATGGCTTCACCCTCGCCCATTGGTACGACCGCGCGGTTGCGGCCAAGCAGGCGATCGTCGACCTCTACGACGAGCGCTTCTTCCGCATGTGGACCTTCTATCTCGCCGGGTCGCAGGTCAGCTTCGACTATGGCGGCATGGTCAACTACCAGCTCCAGTTCGCCCGCTCCCGCGACGCGCTGCCACTCACCCGCGACTATATGCTGGAGGAGGAGCGGCGCCTGCACGAGGTGGTGGAGGCCTGA
- a CDS encoding dihydrolipoamide acetyltransferase family protein, with product MARFSFRLPDIGEGISEAEIVAWHVAIGDRVEEDGRIADMMTDKATVEMESPVAGIVIELAGEPGDSIPIGSTLVVIETEAETESDTVVAENPGVEVATDATPACLTPPEADGAASTLPDSTPAEAGAQLGDAREESAAPATKTNDAGPRPSPGYEEGQGHKHPILASPAVRARARDLGIDLSQVRTESDRVRHSDLDAHLRYGQAQGYHAPNASRARDDQPVKVIGMRRRIADNMAASKRHIPHFTYVEEVEVTALEAMRADLNANRGDRPKLTLLPLFIAALCRTLPDFPMLNARYDDEAGVVTRHGRVHMGMATQTDAGLMVPVLRDAQDKNVWQLAAEITRLAEAARTGKARSEELSGGTITVTSLGPLGGVATTPVINRPEVAIVGPNRIVERPVFVDDGRGGDMIRRAKLMNVSISCDHRVVDGWDAASFVQALKKLLETPVLLFAD from the coding sequence ATGGCACGCTTCAGCTTCCGCCTGCCCGACATCGGCGAAGGCATTTCCGAGGCGGAGATCGTCGCCTGGCACGTGGCCATCGGCGATCGCGTCGAGGAAGACGGCCGCATCGCCGACATGATGACCGACAAGGCGACGGTCGAGATGGAGAGCCCCGTCGCCGGCATCGTGATCGAACTCGCTGGCGAACCCGGCGACTCGATCCCGATCGGCTCGACGCTGGTGGTGATCGAAACCGAGGCGGAGACCGAAAGCGACACCGTCGTCGCGGAAAACCCCGGCGTGGAAGTCGCGACGGACGCCACCCCCGCCTGTCTCACTCCGCCCGAGGCGGACGGCGCCGCGTCCACGCTCCCCGACAGTACCCCGGCGGAGGCCGGGGCCCAGTTGGGAGACGCCCGCGAGGAAAGCGCAGCACCCGCCACTAAGACCAACGATGCTGGGCCCCGGCCTTCGCCGGGGTACGAAGAGGGGCAAGGGCACAAGCATCCCATCCTCGCCTCCCCCGCAGTCCGCGCCCGCGCCCGCGACCTCGGCATCGACCTGTCCCAGGTTCGCACCGAATCCGACCGCGTCCGCCACTCGGACCTCGACGCGCACCTCCGCTACGGCCAGGCCCAGGGCTATCACGCGCCCAACGCCAGCCGCGCCCGCGACGACCAGCCGGTGAAGGTCATCGGCATGCGCCGCCGCATCGCCGACAACATGGCCGCGTCCAAGCGCCACATCCCCCACTTCACCTATGTGGAGGAGGTGGAGGTCACCGCGCTCGAAGCCATGCGCGCCGACCTCAACGCCAACCGCGGCGACCGGCCCAAGCTCACCCTGCTGCCGCTGTTCATCGCCGCGCTCTGCCGCACGCTTCCCGACTTCCCGATGCTCAACGCCCGCTATGACGACGAGGCCGGGGTAGTCACCCGCCACGGGCGCGTGCACATGGGCATGGCAACGCAGACCGATGCCGGCCTGATGGTACCCGTCCTCCGTGACGCGCAGGACAAGAACGTCTGGCAGCTCGCGGCCGAGATCACCCGCCTGGCCGAGGCCGCCCGCACCGGCAAGGCGCGCTCGGAGGAGCTGTCGGGTGGCACCATCACCGTCACCTCATTGGGGCCCCTGGGCGGCGTCGCCACCACTCCTGTCATCAACCGGCCGGAAGTCGCGATCGTCGGTCCCAACCGCATCGTCGAGCGCCCCGTGTTCGTCGACGACGGGCGCGGCGGGGACATGATCCGGCGCGCCAAGCTCATGAACGTGTCGATCTCGTGCGACCACCGCGTGGTGGACGGCTGGGATGCGGCGAGCTTCGTCCAGGCACTCAAGAAGCTCTTGGAAACGCCCGTGCTGCTGTTCGCCGACTGA